A window of the Rhizobium sp. N324 genome harbors these coding sequences:
- a CDS encoding HAMP domain-containing methyl-accepting chemotaxis protein → MRRPNIKSSLLFIFSGIALLFGLVAYLAVDGLRNTNGSTEEIATHWLPSVQASQSINLAMTNLRLAYRDHIIAQTEAEKKTREEAIKVAEDTVGKSVDAYLPLASSDHERELIKTIKESVGGYIGSSSQLLALSRANKTEEAGQYLGGEMRSYSDKLKEATTTLVELDVSGSNKAAALSKETFDSIEFYLLVAISVAGLVVIGAVAFVLTGIANPITGITAAMRRLADGDTDAEIPFADRADEIGSMAGAVEIFRQAAITNKRMALDAEENRNRAEADRMAAQKQAEADASERLRIATSGLAAGLKRLAAGDLAFQLNEAFAPDFEALRHDFNQSVNQLGATLRAISDSIGTIDEGTREISSGASDLSKRTEQQAASLEETAAALEEITANVANSSKRTEETRTVATEANRSAGISAEVVSHAEEAMGRIETSSQQISNIISVIDEIAFQTNLLALNAGVEAARAGEAGKGFAVVAQEVRELAQRSASAAKEIKGLIQNSSKEVESGVKLVRDTGQALKTIGGFITQINHHMDSIATSAKEQSIGLSEVNVAVNRMDQTTQQNATMVQQSTAASDSLAQQAQTLRELIAQFKLDDAASGQSAALRSTARTMAQPTARAPVHAVAARR, encoded by the coding sequence ATGCGTCGTCCAAACATTAAATCGAGTTTGCTGTTTATTTTCAGCGGCATAGCTCTTCTCTTCGGTCTCGTCGCCTATCTTGCGGTCGACGGTCTTCGAAACACGAACGGCTCCACCGAAGAAATAGCGACCCATTGGCTGCCGAGCGTGCAGGCTTCGCAATCAATCAATCTCGCCATGACGAATTTGCGCCTCGCTTACCGCGATCACATTATCGCTCAGACAGAGGCGGAAAAGAAAACACGCGAAGAGGCCATTAAAGTCGCGGAGGATACGGTTGGCAAGTCGGTGGATGCTTATCTCCCGCTGGCATCATCGGACCACGAACGCGAACTGATCAAGACGATCAAGGAGAGCGTCGGTGGCTACATCGGCAGCAGCTCGCAGCTGCTCGCCCTTTCCCGCGCCAACAAGACTGAAGAGGCCGGGCAATATCTGGGCGGCGAGATGCGCTCCTATTCGGACAAGCTCAAGGAAGCCACGACGACCCTGGTCGAATTGGACGTCAGCGGCAGCAACAAGGCTGCGGCGCTCAGCAAAGAAACCTTCGATTCCATCGAATTCTATCTGCTCGTCGCAATCAGCGTTGCCGGGTTGGTCGTTATCGGCGCCGTCGCCTTCGTGCTGACGGGCATCGCCAATCCGATTACCGGCATCACTGCTGCGATGCGGCGGCTGGCCGACGGCGACACCGATGCGGAGATTCCGTTTGCCGACCGCGCTGACGAAATCGGATCGATGGCGGGAGCCGTCGAGATCTTCCGCCAAGCCGCGATCACGAATAAGCGGATGGCGCTGGACGCCGAGGAAAACCGCAACAGGGCGGAGGCCGATCGCATGGCAGCCCAGAAGCAGGCGGAGGCCGATGCCTCGGAGCGGCTGCGCATCGCCACCTCGGGTCTCGCCGCCGGTCTGAAGCGGCTGGCCGCAGGCGACCTTGCCTTTCAGCTCAACGAGGCCTTCGCGCCCGACTTCGAGGCGCTGCGCCACGACTTCAACCAGTCCGTCAACCAGCTTGGCGCGACGCTCCGAGCAATTTCCGACAGCATCGGCACGATCGACGAAGGCACACGGGAAATCTCCTCCGGCGCGAGTGATCTGTCGAAGCGCACAGAGCAGCAGGCGGCATCACTCGAAGAGACGGCAGCCGCACTGGAAGAGATCACTGCAAACGTGGCGAACTCCAGCAAACGGACCGAGGAGACGCGGACGGTGGCCACCGAGGCAAATCGCAGCGCCGGCATCTCCGCGGAAGTCGTTTCGCATGCCGAAGAGGCGATGGGGCGCATTGAGACCTCGTCGCAGCAGATTTCCAACATCATCAGCGTCATCGACGAAATCGCCTTCCAGACCAATCTTCTCGCCCTCAATGCCGGTGTGGAAGCCGCCCGTGCCGGTGAGGCCGGCAAGGGCTTCGCGGTCGTCGCCCAGGAAGTACGTGAACTCGCCCAGCGCTCGGCAAGTGCTGCCAAGGAAATCAAGGGCCTGATCCAGAACTCTTCGAAGGAAGTCGAAAGCGGCGTCAAGCTCGTCCGCGATACCGGCCAGGCCCTGAAGACCATCGGCGGCTTCATTACCCAGATCAATCACCATATGGATTCGATCGCCACCTCTGCGAAAGAGCAGTCCATCGGACTCAGCGAAGTCAATGTCGCGGTCAACCGGATGGACCAGACCACGCAGCAGAACGCGACCATGGTGCAACAGTCGACGGCGGCATCCGATTCACTCGCCCAGCAAGCCCAGACACTTCGCGAGCTTATCGCCCAGTTCAAGCTCGACGACGCCGCTTCCGGCCAGTCCGCGGCCCTGCGCTCGACAGCGAGAACGATGGCGCAACCCACGGCCCGTGCACCGGTGCATGCGGTTGCCGCACGGCGCTGA
- a CDS encoding NCS1 family nucleobase:cation symporter-1, protein MSIRNPSPSLYNEDLAPAEERKWGAFSIFNVWTSDVHSLWGYYLAASLFLLCGSFVNFVIAIGIGSLVIFVLMSLVGNAGVRTGVPFPVLARASFGTFGANVPALVRAVVACFWYGAQTAAASGAIVALLIRNESLLAFHQNSHMLGHSTLELICYVIVWALQLLIIQRGMETVRKFQDWAGPAVWIMMLILAVYLVAKSGTFSFGSEIPRDVLIEKTKDAGVPGEPGSIAALAAVAATWITYFAALYLNFCDFSRYATSEKALRKGNLWGLPINLLAFCLVAGVTTTAAFTVYGEVLLHPEMISAKFDSWFLALLAALTFAIATLGINVVANFVSPAFDFANVFPRQINFKRGGYIAALIALVLYPFAPWETGAAHFVNFIGSTMGPIFGIIMVDYYLIRKSQLNVEALYHENGEFRFQSGWHGNAFIAFVVGALFSSILPTFTSILPDWWGTYGWFFGVGIGGAIYFVLRMGSRRNPAFAS, encoded by the coding sequence ATGAGCATTCGAAATCCATCTCCCTCGTTATACAACGAGGATCTTGCACCCGCCGAGGAGCGCAAATGGGGTGCGTTCAGTATCTTTAACGTCTGGACATCTGATGTTCACAGCCTCTGGGGCTACTATCTGGCGGCAAGCCTGTTCCTGCTGTGCGGCAGCTTCGTCAATTTCGTCATCGCCATCGGCATCGGCTCGCTGGTCATCTTTGTGCTGATGAGCCTGGTCGGTAATGCCGGCGTGCGCACCGGCGTACCCTTTCCGGTGCTGGCGCGCGCCTCCTTCGGCACGTTCGGCGCCAACGTTCCGGCCCTTGTCCGGGCGGTGGTCGCCTGCTTCTGGTATGGCGCGCAGACCGCCGCCGCATCCGGCGCCATCGTCGCTCTTCTGATCCGAAACGAGAGCCTGCTCGCCTTCCATCAGAACAGCCATATGCTCGGCCACTCCACCCTCGAACTCATCTGCTACGTCATCGTCTGGGCGCTGCAGCTGCTGATCATCCAGCGGGGCATGGAAACGGTTCGCAAGTTCCAGGATTGGGCCGGTCCGGCCGTCTGGATCATGATGCTGATCCTGGCCGTCTATCTGGTCGCCAAGTCCGGCACCTTCTCCTTCGGCTCGGAAATCCCGCGCGACGTGCTGATCGAGAAGACCAAGGATGCCGGCGTGCCGGGCGAGCCCGGCTCGATCGCAGCACTTGCCGCGGTGGCCGCCACCTGGATCACCTATTTCGCAGCGCTTTACCTGAACTTCTGCGATTTCTCGCGTTACGCCACGAGCGAAAAGGCGCTGCGCAAGGGGAACCTCTGGGGTCTGCCCATCAACCTCCTGGCGTTCTGCCTTGTCGCGGGTGTGACGACCACCGCCGCCTTCACCGTCTATGGCGAGGTCCTGCTGCATCCGGAAATGATATCGGCGAAATTCGACAGCTGGTTCCTGGCGCTGCTTGCGGCGCTGACATTCGCCATCGCAACGCTCGGCATCAACGTCGTGGCGAATTTCGTCTCGCCGGCCTTCGACTTCGCCAATGTCTTCCCGCGCCAGATCAACTTCAAACGCGGCGGATACATCGCCGCATTGATTGCGCTGGTGCTTTATCCGTTTGCTCCCTGGGAAACGGGGGCGGCGCATTTCGTCAACTTCATCGGGTCGACCATGGGGCCGATCTTCGGCATCATAATGGTGGACTACTATCTCATCCGGAAGAGCCAGCTGAACGTCGAGGCGCTCTACCATGAGAATGGCGAGTTCCGCTTCCAGAGCGGATGGCACGGCAATGCCTTTATCGCATTCGTGGTCGGTGCGCTCTTCTCGTCGATCCTGCCGACCTTCACCTCGATCCTGCCGGATTGGTGGGGCACCTATGGCTGGTTCTTCGGCGTCGGAATTGGCGGAGCGATCTATTTCGTGTTGAGAATGGGCTCCCGCCGCAATCCGGCCTTTGCCTCCTGA
- a CDS encoding alpha/beta hydrolase encodes MLSGCATRPSPEVLKPVHLNEALRSEVNSDRVSVLAATNRSPDAVRGGFGSAWSETLTYEQYQFSVPPGRKGTVISYPTSKPDPDRQFAVTTRKQLPKDAFVQEAIRSMQSDGTIGIFVHGYNYSYQEALFRTAQIAADAKIQGAPILFSWPSAAAVAGYVADRDAALSSRSELETLVTSLSASGKVKRIILFGHSMGGFLVMETVRQLKLQHRDDVTGKLAVVLAAPDIDVDVFRSQLADIGRMPIPISLLVSKDDRALVASSFIAGERPRVGRLDIDDPVIEEAALRERLRVIDITSIQASDGLGHDRYASLAKFGAQLASFESGKRASAGDVGAYVFDAAGAAVASPFRLAGRVIGAQ; translated from the coding sequence ATGCTATCGGGTTGCGCCACAAGGCCGTCGCCCGAGGTTCTGAAGCCGGTTCACCTGAATGAGGCGCTTCGTTCCGAAGTCAATTCGGACCGGGTGAGCGTTCTGGCTGCGACCAACCGGAGCCCGGATGCCGTGCGGGGCGGGTTCGGGAGCGCGTGGTCCGAGACCCTTACCTATGAACAATACCAATTTTCAGTCCCTCCCGGCAGGAAGGGAACGGTGATCAGCTATCCGACGTCAAAGCCCGATCCCGACCGGCAGTTTGCCGTTACCACCCGCAAGCAGCTGCCAAAGGATGCCTTCGTGCAGGAGGCAATCCGTTCGATGCAATCCGACGGCACCATCGGCATCTTCGTGCACGGTTACAATTACAGTTATCAGGAAGCGCTGTTTCGCACCGCGCAGATTGCCGCGGACGCAAAAATTCAGGGTGCGCCCATCCTGTTTTCCTGGCCCTCGGCCGCAGCCGTTGCCGGCTATGTCGCCGATCGCGACGCAGCGCTTTCCTCGCGCAGCGAGCTCGAAACCCTCGTCACCTCGCTCTCTGCTTCCGGCAAGGTGAAACGCATCATCCTCTTCGGCCATAGCATGGGCGGGTTCCTGGTCATGGAAACGGTGCGGCAGCTCAAGCTGCAGCATCGCGACGATGTCACCGGCAAACTGGCGGTGGTGCTGGCCGCCCCCGATATCGACGTCGATGTCTTCCGCTCCCAACTGGCGGATATCGGGCGAATGCCGATCCCCATATCCCTGCTCGTTTCCAAGGACGACCGGGCGCTCGTCGCGTCGAGCTTTATCGCCGGAGAGCGGCCGCGCGTCGGACGGCTCGACATCGACGATCCCGTCATCGAGGAGGCAGCCTTAAGGGAAAGGCTTCGGGTCATCGACATCACGTCGATCCAGGCGTCGGACGGACTGGGACACGACCGCTATGCGTCGCTCGCCAAGTTCGGTGCGCAGCTTGCCTCCTTCGAAAGCGGCAAGCGTGCATCCGCCGGCGATGTCGGCGCCTATGTCTTCGATGCGGCCGGCGCTGCAGTCGCAAGCCCGTTTCGCCTGGCCGGACGTGTCATCGGCGCGCAGTGA
- a CDS encoding efflux RND transporter permease subunit — protein sequence MKSFNLSDWALEHRSLVWYFMIVFILAGAFSYLNLGREEDPNFTIKTMVITAQWPGASADEVTRQVTDRIEKKLQELESLDYTKSETVAGQTTVFVELLPTTKARDVAPTWLRIRNMIADIKGDFPTGVVGPSFNDRFGDVFGNIYAFTSDGLTQRQLRDLVENARSEVLTVPNVGKVDVVGAQDEAIYLEFSTRQIAALGIDQQSVIQTLQAQNAVTQSGFVDAGPERIALRVSGQFTSEESLRSINLRINDRFFPLTDVATIKRGYVDPPSALFRFNGQPAIGLAIGMKQGANLLEFGEGLDAQMKRVVADLPIGVDVHRVSDQPQVVDEAVSGFTRALFEAIVIVLVISFISLGLRAGMVVAISIPLVLAITFVVMEYSGISLQRISLGALIIALGLLVDDAMIAVEMMVARLEAGDDLRKAATYVYTSTAFPMLTGTLVTVAGFIPVGLNNSAAGEFTFTLFVVIAVSLVVSWVVAVLFTPLLGVTILPKTMKSHHEKKGRFAAIFSWLLGLAMRWRWITIILTVGVFGLSIGGMGLVQQQFFPNSDRPELIIDWNLPHNSSIAETNRQMARFEKEMLADNKDVDHWTTYVGQGAPRFILSFDVQTPDVSFGQTVIVTKGLDVRDKVRAELQDYLTKTFPGTDAFVKLLDIGPPVGKPVQYRISGPDIQRVRDVSQQFAGVVGQHPLLSNMVLDWNEPSRVVKVDVLQDKARQLGVSSEDIATALNGIVEGSTATQIRDDIYLVNVIGRARASERDSIQTLENLQLSTSNGKVVPLSAVANFRYELEQPTIWRRDRQPTITLKAAVIGATQPATIVDQLKPKVEEFQKNLPVGYKVEVGGAVESSAEAQGPIAAVAPLMLFIMATILMIQLQSFSRLFLVFAVAPTALIGVVAALLLSNSPMGFVAILGILALIGILIRNSVILVVQIEHLRAEGVAAWQAVIEATEHRMRPIMLTAAAATLALIPISREIFWGPMAYAMMGGIVVGTALTLLFLPALYVAWFRIPRDETVPADAAAEA from the coding sequence GTGAAGTCCTTCAACCTCTCCGACTGGGCGCTCGAACACCGTTCGCTCGTCTGGTACTTCATGATCGTCTTCATTCTCGCAGGCGCTTTCTCCTATCTGAACCTCGGCCGCGAGGAAGACCCGAACTTCACCATCAAGACCATGGTGATCACCGCGCAGTGGCCGGGCGCCTCCGCCGATGAGGTGACGCGCCAGGTGACCGATCGGATCGAAAAGAAGCTCCAGGAACTGGAATCGCTCGATTACACCAAGAGCGAGACCGTTGCCGGCCAGACGACCGTCTTCGTCGAGCTGCTGCCGACGACCAAGGCCAGGGACGTCGCGCCGACTTGGCTGCGCATCCGCAACATGATCGCCGATATCAAGGGCGATTTTCCGACCGGTGTCGTCGGTCCTTCCTTCAACGACCGCTTCGGCGACGTATTCGGAAACATCTATGCCTTCACCAGCGACGGGCTGACCCAGCGCCAGCTTCGTGATCTCGTGGAAAATGCCCGTTCCGAGGTTCTGACCGTGCCGAATGTCGGCAAGGTCGATGTGGTCGGCGCGCAGGACGAGGCGATCTATCTCGAATTCTCCACCCGCCAGATCGCGGCCCTCGGCATCGACCAGCAGTCGGTCATCCAGACCCTGCAGGCGCAGAATGCCGTGACGCAATCCGGCTTCGTCGATGCCGGGCCTGAGCGCATCGCCTTGCGGGTGAGCGGACAGTTCACCTCCGAGGAAAGCCTGCGGTCGATCAACCTTCGCATCAACGACCGTTTCTTCCCGCTGACCGATGTCGCCACGATCAAGCGCGGCTACGTCGATCCGCCGTCGGCGCTGTTCCGTTTCAACGGCCAACCGGCGATCGGGCTTGCCATCGGCATGAAGCAGGGCGCCAACCTGCTGGAATTCGGCGAAGGGCTCGATGCGCAGATGAAACGCGTCGTCGCCGATCTTCCGATCGGCGTGGATGTCCACCGTGTTTCCGACCAGCCGCAGGTCGTCGATGAAGCGGTTTCGGGCTTTACCCGCGCGCTCTTCGAAGCGATCGTCATCGTGCTCGTCATCAGCTTCATCAGTCTCGGCCTTCGCGCCGGCATGGTGGTGGCGATCTCCATACCGCTCGTGCTGGCGATCACCTTCGTGGTGATGGAATATTCCGGCATCTCGCTGCAGCGCATCTCGCTCGGCGCGCTGATCATCGCGCTCGGGCTCCTCGTCGACGACGCCATGATCGCCGTCGAAATGATGGTGGCCCGCCTGGAGGCGGGCGACGATCTGAGGAAAGCCGCGACCTACGTCTATACGTCGACTGCCTTTCCGATGCTGACGGGAACGCTCGTCACCGTCGCGGGCTTCATTCCCGTCGGTCTCAACAACAGCGCCGCCGGCGAATTCACTTTCACGCTTTTCGTGGTCATCGCGGTTTCGCTGGTCGTTTCCTGGGTCGTGGCGGTGCTGTTCACGCCGCTTCTCGGCGTCACCATCCTGCCGAAGACCATGAAGTCGCATCACGAAAAGAAGGGCCGCTTTGCCGCCATCTTCTCCTGGCTCCTCGGGTTGGCGATGCGCTGGCGCTGGATCACCATCATCCTGACGGTCGGCGTCTTCGGCCTCTCGATCGGCGGCATGGGGCTGGTGCAGCAGCAGTTCTTCCCCAATTCCGACAGGCCCGAGCTGATCATTGACTGGAACCTGCCGCACAACAGTTCGATTGCCGAGACCAACAGGCAGATGGCCAGGTTCGAAAAGGAAATGCTGGCCGATAACAAGGATGTCGATCATTGGACGACCTATGTCGGCCAGGGCGCCCCGCGCTTTATCCTCTCCTTCGACGTGCAGACGCCCGACGTGTCGTTCGGGCAGACAGTGATCGTCACCAAAGGCCTCGACGTGCGCGACAAGGTGCGGGCGGAACTGCAGGATTATCTGACGAAAACCTTCCCAGGCACCGACGCTTTCGTGAAGCTTCTCGATATCGGCCCGCCGGTGGGTAAACCGGTCCAGTACCGCATCAGCGGCCCCGATATCCAGAGGGTCCGGGATGTCTCCCAGCAGTTTGCCGGCGTCGTCGGGCAGCATCCGCTGCTGTCGAACATGGTGCTGGACTGGAACGAGCCCTCGCGTGTGGTCAAGGTCGATGTGCTGCAGGACAAGGCGCGCCAACTCGGCGTCTCCTCCGAGGACATTGCGACTGCCCTCAACGGTATCGTCGAAGGCTCCACCGCTACACAGATCCGCGATGACATCTATCTGGTGAATGTCATCGGGCGCGCCAGGGCTTCCGAGCGCGACTCCATCCAGACGCTCGAGAATCTGCAGCTGTCGACCTCCAACGGCAAGGTCGTGCCGCTCTCGGCGGTGGCGAACTTCCGCTACGAGCTCGAGCAGCCGACGATCTGGCGTCGCGACCGGCAGCCGACCATCACGCTGAAGGCGGCCGTCATCGGTGCGACGCAGCCGGCCACGATCGTCGACCAGCTCAAGCCGAAGGTTGAGGAATTCCAGAAGAACCTGCCGGTGGGATACAAGGTGGAAGTGGGGGGCGCGGTCGAATCGAGCGCCGAGGCCCAGGGGCCGATCGCGGCGGTGGCTCCGCTGATGCTGTTCATCATGGCGACGATCCTGATGATCCAGCTGCAGAGCTTCAGCCGGCTCTTCCTGGTCTTCGCAGTGGCGCCGACGGCGCTGATCGGCGTGGTCGCGGCGCTCTTGCTCAGCAATTCCCCCATGGGCTTCGTCGCAATCCTTGGCATACTGGCGCTGATCGGCATCCTGATCCGCAACTCGGTCATCCTCGTCGTGCAGATCGAGCATCTGCGCGCCGAAGGTGTCGCGGCGTGGCAGGCGGTCATCGAGGCGACCGAGCACCGCATGCGGCCGATCATGCTGACGGCTGCCGCTGCCACCCTCGCGCTGATCCCGATCTCGCGCGAGATCTTCTGGGGACCGATGGCCTACGCCATGATGGGCGGCATCGTTGTGGGAACCGCGCTCACCCTGCTGTTCCTGCCGGCGCTCTATGTCGCATGGTTCAGGATCCCGAGGGATGAAACTGTCCCGGCCGATGCCGCGGCGGAGGCATGA
- a CDS encoding efflux RND transporter periplasmic adaptor subunit, producing the protein MSIRLKIVALTVGTALVSSCAPKEEEGGDEAPRPVLSMTVKQTSASRLSLTGTIEPTIETELGFRILGRMIARNVNVGDVVKKGDVVAAIDPLGLELAVRSAQSDVENSDAQLRNAVTTEQRQRALLESRSGTEAALEEAEQARRTAAAAVAKAQANLDKAKEQLGYAQLQAEFDGVVTATSAEVGQVVSAGQTVVTIARPDKRDAVVDVPQGAAQRLTIGAPFEVTLQLDPSIRTSGVVREIAPEAETATRTSRTKIALSDPPEAFRLGAVISASATVAADPEIVLPSSAILAATDGQSVWIVDVPGKKVSFRRVKIDGEVVDGGTVRVTEGLAPGDRVVVAGVHKLEDGQAIRIDQEISQ; encoded by the coding sequence GTGAGTATTCGTCTCAAGATAGTCGCACTGACGGTGGGCACGGCGCTGGTTTCCTCTTGCGCGCCGAAGGAAGAAGAGGGCGGGGACGAGGCGCCTCGTCCGGTGTTGTCGATGACCGTCAAGCAGACGTCCGCTTCGAGGCTCAGCCTGACCGGCACGATCGAGCCGACGATCGAGACCGAACTCGGTTTCCGGATTCTCGGGCGAATGATCGCCCGCAATGTCAATGTCGGGGATGTCGTCAAGAAGGGTGACGTGGTTGCCGCCATCGATCCGCTGGGGCTGGAGCTTGCGGTGCGCAGCGCCCAGTCCGACGTGGAAAACAGCGACGCTCAGCTCAGAAACGCGGTGACCACCGAGCAGCGCCAGCGCGCATTGCTGGAGTCGCGTTCTGGCACCGAGGCCGCGCTCGAAGAGGCCGAGCAGGCGAGACGGACCGCCGCCGCTGCCGTCGCCAAGGCGCAGGCCAATCTCGACAAGGCCAAGGAGCAACTCGGCTATGCCCAGCTTCAGGCGGAGTTCGACGGGGTGGTGACGGCGACCTCGGCCGAGGTCGGGCAGGTCGTCTCGGCCGGCCAGACCGTCGTCACCATCGCGCGGCCGGACAAGCGCGACGCCGTGGTCGACGTGCCGCAGGGCGCCGCCCAGAGGTTGACGATCGGCGCGCCTTTCGAGGTGACGCTGCAGCTCGATCCCTCAATTCGCACGTCGGGAGTGGTGCGGGAGATCGCGCCGGAGGCGGAGACGGCCACACGCACGAGCAGGACCAAGATTGCGCTGAGCGATCCGCCCGAAGCCTTCAGGCTGGGCGCCGTGATATCGGCTTCGGCCACCGTCGCCGCCGATCCTGAGATCGTGCTGCCGTCTTCCGCAATCCTTGCCGCGACCGACGGCCAGAGCGTCTGGATCGTCGACGTGCCCGGCAAGAAGGTATCGTTTCGCCGCGTGAAGATCGACGGCGAAGTGGTCGACGGCGGCACCGTCCGCGTCACCGAAGGGCTTGCCCCCGGAGACAGGGTGGTCGTGGCCGGCGTGCATAAACTTGAGGATGGCCAGGCCATCAGGATCGACCAGGAGATCAGCCAGTGA
- a CDS encoding efflux RND transporter periplasmic adaptor subunit, translated as MRTILIATAIVCAIGLGSCSDSSGPTEPIPRQVGVVVAKSEPLAEGGALTGEVRARIRTDLSFRVSGKIVERLVEVGQSVKAGQLLARIDPEEQKADLDVAAANLQSAEAQQTQAQLAFDRQQSLFRTQVTTRAALDQAQEALLTAQASAKSAQALLETAQDTLSYTELKADADGVITARNAEVGQVAQAAQLVFTLAHDGDRDAVFEVVESAFLRPVDGDGTVTLLSDPSQKITAKVREISPTIDSSTGTIRVKVAITSDAPIPLGAPVVGRFTYVPQDVIQLPWSAMTSKDGKPAVWIVDPASSAVSVRAVEVAGYETGSFIVKSGVSTGETVVTDGTKFLRPGEIVSYLKEASK; from the coding sequence ATGAGAACCATTCTGATCGCCACTGCGATCGTATGCGCCATCGGTCTCGGATCATGCAGCGATTCGAGCGGGCCGACAGAGCCGATCCCGCGGCAGGTCGGCGTCGTCGTGGCCAAGTCTGAGCCGTTGGCCGAGGGCGGCGCGCTGACCGGTGAAGTCCGGGCCCGTATCCGGACCGATCTGTCCTTCCGCGTCAGCGGCAAGATCGTCGAGCGGCTGGTGGAGGTCGGGCAGAGCGTGAAGGCGGGCCAGCTGCTGGCGCGCATCGATCCGGAAGAGCAGAAGGCCGACCTGGATGTGGCCGCCGCCAATCTTCAGTCCGCTGAGGCGCAGCAGACCCAGGCGCAGCTTGCATTCGATCGCCAGCAGAGCCTGTTTCGAACGCAGGTGACGACGCGGGCCGCGCTCGATCAGGCGCAGGAGGCGCTTCTGACCGCGCAGGCATCGGCGAAGTCGGCGCAGGCACTGTTGGAAACCGCTCAGGACACTCTGTCCTACACGGAGTTGAAGGCGGATGCCGACGGTGTGATCACCGCCCGCAATGCCGAAGTAGGGCAGGTGGCGCAGGCAGCCCAGCTCGTCTTCACCCTTGCTCATGACGGCGACCGTGACGCCGTGTTCGAAGTGGTCGAAAGCGCGTTCCTGCGTCCGGTGGACGGCGATGGAACCGTGACCCTTCTGTCGGACCCTTCGCAGAAGATCACGGCGAAGGTCCGCGAAATTTCTCCGACGATCGATTCCTCCACCGGCACGATCAGGGTCAAGGTCGCGATAACGAGCGATGCTCCCATTCCGCTCGGCGCTCCCGTCGTCGGGCGATTCACCTACGTCCCGCAGGACGTCATCCAATTGCCCTGGTCGGCCATGACCTCCAAGGACGGCAAACCGGCCGTCTGGATCGTCGATCCGGCATCGTCGGCGGTTTCGGTCAGGGCGGTCGAGGTTGCCGGTTACGAGACCGGCAGCTTCATCGTGAAATCGGGCGTCTCGACAGGAGAGACCGTGGTGACCGACGGGACCAAATTCCTCAGGCCCGGTGAAATCGTGTCTTATCTCAAGGAAGCTTCCAAGTGA
- a CDS encoding TetR/AcrR family transcriptional regulator, which produces MAAQKKLTRAEQKALRPIQILDAAFEEFVKCGFAGTRVEDIADRVGVTKGTVYVYFETKEKLFEAMINHFSVPFQELVVIADRLSGSAAERLTSILGLFYEQIPEDRATRELTRLVISEGQRFPDLIDRHHDQFIAPIIAKIDALILEGVAAGEFRPVPVEFSEIVVAPILTTTVLRLIFDDRRVPTPNKEAFLRTYFDLLFNGLLAKPQ; this is translated from the coding sequence ATGGCAGCTCAGAAGAAGCTCACACGCGCGGAACAGAAGGCGCTACGGCCCATCCAGATTCTGGATGCGGCCTTCGAGGAATTCGTCAAATGCGGTTTTGCCGGCACGCGTGTCGAAGACATCGCCGACAGGGTCGGCGTCACCAAGGGCACGGTCTATGTCTACTTCGAAACCAAGGAAAAACTATTCGAAGCCATGATCAACCACTTCTCCGTGCCGTTTCAGGAGCTGGTGGTGATCGCCGATCGGCTCAGCGGCAGCGCTGCCGAGAGACTGACGTCCATTCTCGGCCTCTTCTACGAGCAAATTCCCGAGGACCGCGCGACGCGCGAATTGACGCGGCTGGTCATTTCGGAGGGGCAGCGTTTCCCCGACCTGATCGACCGCCACCACGATCAGTTCATTGCGCCGATCATCGCCAAGATCGACGCCCTCATCCTGGAGGGCGTGGCGGCGGGCGAATTTCGTCCAGTTCCGGTGGAATTTTCTGAGATCGTGGTCGCGCCCATCCTGACGACGACGGTGCTGCGGCTGATATTCGACGACCGCCGCGTGCCCACTCCCAACAAGGAGGCCTTCCTGCGAACCTATTTCGACCTGCTGTTCAACGGTCTGCTCGCCAAGCCTCAGTGA